The following proteins are encoded in a genomic region of Streptomyces collinus Tu 365:
- a CDS encoding LLM class flavin-dependent oxidoreductase, whose amino-acid sequence MPSIPRPLRRLGFLTIGLFDGADPGPGHASTLEIIELGERLGFDSAWVRDRHLQYGISSPVAVLAAASQRTRRIELGTAVIPLGWENPLRLAEDLATVDILSGGRLNPGVSVGPPMHFEDVRQALYPDTADREDFGPERLRRLLDLVRGRPATAFSGTEGFEVFSDVVQPHSPGLGGRLWYGGGSLGSARRAGEYGMNLLTSSVVKAEGPQDAAGPPDFAEIQLAHIRAFRAHHPDREAARVSQGLVVIPTDSASPAQRARYERYAAERLPRTASPQGPGRLLFAPDLVGTSDELAERLHAHAAFREVDEVAFALPFSFAHEDYVQILTDMATKLGPALGWRPAG is encoded by the coding sequence GTGCCGTCCATTCCCCGCCCGCTGCGCAGGCTGGGCTTCCTCACCATCGGCCTGTTCGACGGTGCCGACCCGGGCCCGGGTCACGCGTCCACGCTGGAGATCATCGAGCTGGGCGAGCGGCTGGGGTTCGACAGCGCGTGGGTGCGCGACCGGCACCTCCAGTACGGCATCTCGTCCCCGGTCGCCGTGCTGGCGGCCGCCTCCCAGCGCACCCGGCGGATCGAGCTGGGCACAGCGGTGATCCCGCTGGGCTGGGAGAACCCGCTGCGGCTCGCCGAGGACCTGGCGACCGTGGACATCCTGTCCGGTGGCCGGCTGAACCCGGGCGTCAGCGTGGGCCCGCCGATGCACTTCGAGGACGTGCGTCAGGCCCTCTACCCGGACACGGCGGACCGCGAGGACTTCGGCCCCGAACGGCTGCGGCGGCTGCTGGACCTGGTGCGCGGCAGGCCGGCCACCGCCTTCAGCGGGACGGAGGGCTTCGAGGTGTTCTCTGACGTGGTCCAGCCGCACTCCCCCGGTCTCGGCGGCCGGCTGTGGTACGGCGGCGGCAGCCTGGGGTCGGCGCGCCGGGCCGGCGAGTACGGCATGAACCTGCTGACCAGCAGCGTGGTGAAGGCCGAGGGCCCGCAGGACGCCGCGGGGCCGCCGGACTTCGCGGAGATCCAGCTCGCCCACATCCGCGCCTTCCGCGCCCACCACCCCGACCGCGAGGCGGCCCGCGTCTCCCAGGGCCTGGTGGTGATACCCACCGACTCCGCGAGCCCGGCGCAGCGGGCCAGGTACGAGCGGTACGCGGCCGAGCGCCTGCCCCGCACCGCCTCCCCGCAGGGCCCGGGGCGGCTGCTGTTCGCCCCCGACCTGGTCGGCACCTCCGACGAGCTCGCCGAGCGGCTGCACGCGCACGCCGCGTTCCGCGAGGTCGACGAGGTCGCGTTCGCCCTGCCGTTCTCGTTCGCGCACGAGGACTACGTGCAGATCCTGACGGACATGGCGACGAAGCTGGGCCCGGCGCTGGGGTGGCGCCCGGCCGGCTGA
- a CDS encoding metallophosphoesterase family protein: protein MSESSRDTARGAGWGSSRRGVYRQLMPDHVEKLSWLNPRILWAARNGVLASWFGDPTGRTRSRWVARRAEAGAPADKVIRREVPDRFSFMLLGDTGEGGESQYAVVPGFLKVGQGTEFAVIASDVIYPVGHADDYGDKFFRPYRDYPAPVYAIPGNHDWYEDLGAFMRIFCADPAPLGSEPAPRPLTRAWWRTLLWHRPRPQDEERLEQARRLRSAPGQRAVQPGPYWAIDAGPVRIVGIDTGLLGTIDAEQGAWLREVSRGPRPKILVTGSPLYVDGEHHPCPVEGGGTVDDIVRDPDHHYVAAIGGDIHNYQRYPVDVDGRTVQYVVAGGGGAFMHATHTIPRVSVAGVTEREFRCYPLRGDSLAFYSRLYGRRSRLRRFFTLTESEATAVVAERLGTEPGRAPGPDARVTRRTRLVASLLGAGGRPDRTSRFRLPVRKIYTQLFSPGSATYSPPFFKSFLRLDITPEAVGLRCFAATGNREQEIDPPVEDEVTIPLN, encoded by the coding sequence GTGTCTGAATCGTCACGCGATACCGCCCGGGGTGCCGGCTGGGGCAGCTCCCGGCGCGGCGTCTACCGGCAGTTGATGCCCGACCACGTCGAGAAGCTGTCGTGGCTCAACCCCAGGATCCTGTGGGCCGCCCGCAACGGTGTGCTGGCGTCGTGGTTCGGCGACCCGACCGGCCGTACCCGAAGCCGCTGGGTGGCGCGCCGGGCCGAGGCGGGGGCGCCCGCCGACAAGGTGATCCGGCGGGAGGTGCCCGACCGGTTCTCCTTCATGCTCCTCGGGGACACGGGCGAGGGCGGCGAGTCCCAGTACGCCGTCGTGCCGGGCTTCCTGAAAGTCGGTCAGGGCACGGAGTTCGCGGTGATCGCGAGCGACGTCATCTATCCGGTGGGCCACGCGGACGACTACGGCGACAAGTTCTTCCGGCCGTACCGGGACTACCCGGCACCGGTCTACGCGATACCCGGCAACCACGACTGGTACGAGGACCTCGGCGCGTTCATGCGCATCTTCTGCGCCGACCCCGCGCCGCTCGGCTCGGAGCCCGCGCCCCGCCCACTCACCCGGGCCTGGTGGCGCACCCTGCTCTGGCACCGGCCGCGCCCTCAGGACGAGGAACGGCTGGAGCAGGCACGGCGGTTGCGGTCCGCGCCGGGGCAGCGGGCCGTGCAGCCGGGCCCCTACTGGGCCATCGACGCCGGACCGGTGCGGATCGTCGGCATCGACACCGGGCTGCTCGGCACGATCGACGCCGAACAGGGCGCGTGGCTGCGCGAGGTCTCCCGGGGCCCCCGGCCGAAGATCCTGGTCACCGGCTCCCCGTTGTACGTGGACGGCGAGCACCACCCCTGCCCCGTCGAGGGGGGCGGCACGGTCGACGACATCGTGCGCGATCCGGACCACCACTACGTGGCCGCGATCGGCGGGGACATCCACAACTACCAGCGCTACCCGGTCGACGTGGACGGGCGCACCGTCCAGTACGTGGTGGCGGGCGGCGGCGGCGCGTTCATGCACGCCACGCACACCATCCCGCGGGTCTCGGTCGCAGGCGTCACCGAACGGGAGTTCCGCTGCTATCCGCTGCGCGGCGACTCGCTGGCCTTCTACAGCCGCCTGTACGGCCGCCGCTCCCGGCTGCGCCGCTTCTTCACCCTCACCGAGTCCGAGGCGACGGCCGTCGTCGCCGAACGGCTCGGCACCGAGCCCGGCAGGGCGCCCGGCCCGGACGCGCGGGTCACCCGGCGCACCCGTCTCGTCGCGAGCCTGCTGGGGGCCGGCGGCCGGCCGGACCGCACCTCCCGGTTCCGGCTGCCGGTGCGCAAGATCTACACCCAGCTGTTCTCTCCCGGCTCGGCCACCTACAGCCCGCCGTTCTTCAAGTCCTTCCTGCGCCTCGACATCACCCCGGAGGCGGTGGGGCTGCGGTGCTTCGCGGCCACCGGCAACCGGGAGCAGGAGATCGACCCGCCGGTGGAGGACGAGGTCACCATCCCGCTGAACTGA
- a CDS encoding L-threonylcarbamoyladenylate synthase, which produces MAKYFDVHPENPQPRSIGQVADAVREGALIAYPTDSCYALGCRLGSRDGMDRIRSIRRLDDRHHFTLMCRDFAQLGQFVHVDNDVFRAVKASTPGSYTFILPATREVPRKLLHPKKKTVGVRIPDHVVTQALLAELGEPLLSSTLLLPDEEEPLTQGWEIKDRLDHVVDAVVDSGDCGTEPTTVVDFSGGEVEIVRRGAGDTSRFE; this is translated from the coding sequence ATGGCGAAGTACTTCGACGTGCACCCCGAGAACCCCCAGCCGCGCAGCATCGGACAGGTCGCCGACGCGGTACGGGAGGGTGCGCTCATCGCATACCCGACCGACTCCTGCTACGCGCTGGGCTGCCGGCTGGGCAGCCGGGACGGCATGGACCGGATCCGCTCGATCCGCCGGCTCGACGACCGGCACCACTTCACGCTGATGTGCCGGGACTTCGCGCAGCTCGGGCAGTTCGTGCACGTCGACAACGACGTGTTCCGGGCCGTGAAGGCGTCGACCCCCGGCAGTTACACCTTCATCCTCCCCGCCACCCGCGAGGTGCCGCGCAAGCTGCTGCACCCCAAGAAGAAGACCGTGGGGGTGCGCATCCCGGACCACGTGGTCACCCAGGCCCTGCTGGCCGAGCTGGGCGAGCCGCTGCTGTCCAGCACGCTGCTGCTGCCGGACGAGGAGGAGCCGTTGACCCAGGGCTGGGAGATCAAGGACCGGCTCGACCACGTGGTGGACGCGGTGGTCGACTCCGGCGACTGCGGCACCGAGCCGACCACGGTGGTCGACTTCTCCGGCGGTGAGGTCGAGATCGTGCGGCGCGGCGCCGGGGACACCAGCCGCTTCGAGTGA
- a CDS encoding glycoside hydrolase family 64 protein yields MLPSITRPALPLTAAAVLAGGLVALATPDRAGAAVPDTIPLKITNNSGRSEPVYVYDLGTQLSSGRQGWADANGTFHVWPAGGNPPTPAPDAAIAGPAAGQSKTIRIPKFSGRIYFSYGQKLDFRLTTGGLVQPAVQNPSDPNRDILFNWSEYTLGDAGLWLNSTQVDMFSAPYAVGVQRSDGSVSTTGHLKAGGYTGFFNALRGQPGGWANLIQTRSDGTVLRALSPLYGVETGALPANVMDDYVNRVWQKYATSTLTVTPFTDQPNTKYFGRVSGNVMNFTNSSGAVVTSFQKPDADSVFGCHKLLDAPNDNVRGPISRTLCAGFNRSTLLTNPNQPDTSAANFYQDAVTNQYARKIHAQMADGKAYAFAFDDVGNQESLVNDGSPQQAYLTLDPLN; encoded by the coding sequence GTGCTCCCCAGCATCACCCGCCCGGCGCTGCCCCTCACGGCCGCGGCGGTCCTGGCCGGCGGCCTCGTCGCGCTGGCCACGCCCGACCGCGCCGGAGCCGCCGTACCGGACACCATCCCTCTGAAGATCACCAACAACTCGGGCCGCTCCGAACCGGTGTACGTCTACGACCTCGGCACCCAGCTGTCCTCGGGACGGCAGGGCTGGGCCGACGCGAACGGCACCTTCCACGTCTGGCCGGCGGGCGGCAACCCGCCGACCCCGGCACCCGACGCGGCGATCGCCGGCCCCGCCGCGGGACAGTCGAAGACGATCCGGATACCGAAGTTCTCCGGCCGGATCTACTTCTCCTACGGCCAGAAGCTCGACTTCCGGCTGACCACGGGCGGGCTGGTGCAGCCGGCCGTGCAGAACCCGTCCGACCCCAACCGCGACATCCTGTTCAACTGGTCGGAGTACACGCTGGGCGACGCCGGGCTGTGGCTCAACAGCACCCAGGTGGACATGTTCTCGGCGCCCTACGCGGTCGGCGTGCAGCGGTCCGACGGCAGCGTGAGCACCACCGGGCACCTGAAGGCGGGTGGCTACACCGGGTTCTTCAACGCGCTGCGCGGGCAGCCGGGCGGCTGGGCCAACCTGATCCAGACCCGTTCCGACGGCACCGTGCTGCGGGCCCTCTCCCCGCTCTACGGCGTGGAGACCGGGGCGCTGCCGGCGAACGTCATGGACGACTACGTCAACCGGGTCTGGCAGAAGTACGCGACGTCCACCCTGACGGTCACGCCGTTCACCGACCAGCCGAACACCAAGTACTTCGGACGGGTCTCGGGCAACGTCATGAACTTCACCAACTCCTCCGGCGCGGTGGTCACGAGCTTCCAGAAGCCGGACGCGGACAGCGTGTTCGGCTGCCACAAGCTGCTGGACGCGCCCAACGACAACGTCCGCGGGCCCATCTCCCGCACGCTGTGCGCCGGTTTCAACCGCTCGACGCTGCTGACCAACCCCAACCAGCCGGACACCTCGGCGGCGAACTTCTACCAGGACGCCGTGACCAACCAGTACGCGCGGAAGATCCACGCGCAGATGGCCGACGGCAAGGCGTACGCGTTCGCCTTCGACGACGTCGGCAACCAGGAGTCGCTGGTGAACGACGGGAGTCCGCAGCAGGCCTACCTGACGCTGGATCCGCTGAACTGA
- a CDS encoding M4 family metallopeptidase, protein MVGAALVSTAAFLAVGVQAAPATAKPAGPHPSPVRSGGLEAKLTPAQRAALVKSAQSRTAATARTLGLGAKEKLVVRDVVKDNDGTLHTRYERTYAGLPVLGGDLVVHTPPASLAAGTVSTTFNNKHTIKVRSTTATYTKAAAETKALKSAKALAGSKATTDSARKVIWAGSGTPKLAWETVIGGFQDDGTPSRLHVVTDATTGKELYRYQAIETGVGNTQYSGQVTLTTTQSGSTYTLTDGTRGGHKTYNLNRATSGTGTLFSQTSDTWGNGTTSNAATAGADAAYGAQETWDFYKNTFGRSGIKNDGVGAYSRVHYGNAYVNAFWDDSCFCMTYGDGSANADPLTSLDVAGHEMSHGVTANTAGLDYSGESGGLNEATSDIFGTGVEFYANNSSDPGDYLIGEKIDINGNGTPLRYMDKPSKDGGSADSWYSGVGNLDVHYSSGPANHMFYLLSEGSGTKVINGVTYNSPTSDGVAVTGIGRAAALQIWYKALTTYMTSSTNYAAARTAALNAATALYGANSTQYAGVANAFAGINVGSHVTPPGNGVTVTNPGNQSSTVGTSVSLQVQASSTNSGALTYSATGLPAGLSINSSTGLISGTPTTAGTSSTTVTVTDSTGATGTATFSWTVSTTGGGCTSTQLLSNPGFESGSTGWSATSGVITNDTGEAAHGGSYKAWMDGYGSSHTDTLSQSVTIPAGCKATLTFYLHIDTAETTAGTAYDTLTVTAGSKTLATYSNLNKASGYSQKSFDLSSLAGSTVTLKFNGVEDSSLQTSFVVDDTALTTG, encoded by the coding sequence ATGGTCGGAGCCGCACTGGTCTCCACCGCGGCCTTCCTCGCCGTCGGCGTTCAGGCGGCCCCGGCGACGGCCAAGCCCGCAGGCCCCCACCCCAGCCCGGTCCGCAGTGGCGGCCTCGAGGCCAAGCTCACGCCCGCCCAGCGCGCGGCGCTGGTCAAGAGCGCCCAGTCGCGCACCGCGGCGACCGCCCGCACCCTCGGGCTCGGCGCCAAGGAGAAGCTGGTCGTCAGGGACGTCGTCAAGGACAACGACGGCACCCTGCACACCCGTTACGAGCGCACCTACGCGGGGCTGCCCGTCCTCGGTGGCGACCTGGTCGTGCACACCCCGCCGGCCTCCCTGGCCGCCGGCACCGTGAGCACGACCTTCAACAACAAGCACACGATCAAGGTCCGCTCCACCACCGCGACGTACACCAAGGCCGCCGCCGAGACCAAGGCGCTCAAGTCCGCCAAGGCGCTCGCCGGGAGCAAGGCCACCACCGACAGCGCCCGCAAGGTGATCTGGGCCGGCAGCGGGACCCCGAAGCTCGCGTGGGAGACGGTGATCGGCGGCTTCCAGGACGACGGCACGCCCAGCCGCCTGCACGTCGTCACGGACGCCACCACCGGCAAGGAGCTGTACCGCTACCAGGCGATCGAGACCGGTGTCGGCAACACCCAGTACAGCGGCCAGGTCACGCTGACCACGACCCAGTCGGGCTCGACGTACACGCTGACCGACGGCACGCGCGGCGGTCACAAGACGTACAACCTGAACCGCGCCACCTCGGGCACCGGCACGCTGTTCTCGCAGACCAGCGACACCTGGGGCAACGGGACCACGTCCAACGCGGCCACCGCGGGTGCGGACGCCGCCTACGGCGCCCAGGAGACCTGGGACTTCTACAAGAACACCTTCGGCCGCAGCGGCATCAAGAACGACGGTGTCGGCGCCTACTCCCGCGTCCACTACGGCAACGCCTACGTGAACGCGTTCTGGGACGACAGCTGCTTCTGCATGACCTACGGCGACGGCTCCGCCAACGCCGACCCGCTCACGTCGCTCGACGTGGCCGGCCACGAGATGAGCCACGGTGTCACCGCCAACACCGCGGGCCTCGACTACAGCGGCGAGTCCGGCGGCCTGAACGAGGCCACCTCGGACATCTTCGGCACCGGCGTGGAGTTCTACGCCAACAACAGCTCGGACCCCGGTGACTACCTCATCGGCGAGAAGATCGACATCAACGGCAACGGCACCCCGCTGCGCTACATGGACAAGCCCAGCAAGGACGGCGGCTCCGCCGACAGCTGGTACTCCGGCGTCGGCAACCTGGACGTCCACTACTCCTCGGGTCCCGCCAACCACATGTTCTACCTGCTCTCCGAGGGCAGCGGCACCAAGGTCATCAACGGGGTGACCTACAACAGCCCGACCTCGGACGGCGTCGCCGTCACCGGCATCGGCCGGGCCGCCGCGCTGCAGATCTGGTACAAGGCGCTGACGACGTACATGACGTCCAGCACCAACTACGCCGCCGCCCGCACCGCGGCCCTGAACGCGGCCACCGCGCTCTACGGAGCCAACTCCACCCAGTACGCCGGAGTGGCCAACGCGTTCGCCGGCATCAACGTCGGCAGCCACGTCACCCCGCCGGGCAACGGCGTGACGGTCACCAACCCGGGCAACCAGTCCTCCACCGTGGGGACCTCGGTCAGCCTCCAGGTCCAGGCGAGCAGCACCAACAGCGGCGCGCTCACCTACAGCGCCACCGGTCTGCCGGCCGGCCTGTCGATCAACAGCTCGACCGGCCTGATCTCCGGCACGCCCACCACGGCCGGCACCTCCAGCACCACGGTGACCGTCACCGACTCCACCGGCGCCACCGGCACCGCGACCTTCAGCTGGACGGTCAGCACCACCGGCGGCGGGTGCACGTCGACCCAGCTGCTCAGCAACCCGGGCTTCGAGTCGGGCAGCACCGGCTGGAGCGCGACCAGCGGTGTCATCACCAACGACACCGGTGAGGCCGCCCACGGCGGGTCCTACAAGGCATGGATGGACGGCTACGGCTCCTCGCACACCGACACCCTGTCCCAGTCGGTGACGATCCCCGCGGGCTGCAAGGCGACCCTGACCTTCTACCTGCACATCGACACCGCGGAGACCACCGCCGGCACCGCGTACGACACGCTGACGGTGACCGCCGGTTCGAAGACGCTGGCCACCTACTCGAACCTGAACAAGGCCTCGGGCTACAGCCAGAAGTCCTTCGACCTGTCCTCCCTGGCGGGCTCGACCGTCACGCTGAAGTTCAACGGCGTCGAGGACTCCTCGCTCCAGACCAGCTTCGTCGTGGACGACACCGCCCTGACGACCGGCTGA
- a CDS encoding dienelactone hydrolase family protein gives MTDVQGTAVDVPAADGVADAYLAHPADGSPRPAVLFYQDAYGLRPYLRSMADRLAGAGYTVLVPNVFYRLGRAPVTELPEFIDPGADPTIWERLGPIVASLTPDLIERDADFYLRWLADSPLTVDGPVAITGYCMGARLAVWTAAAHPGRVAAAAGFHGGRLATDDPKSPHRVVGSITAELYFGHAGDDASLPEEQVRRLEEALTEAGVRHRCEVYEHAKHGYTQADTPAYDRAADERHWAALLDLLARTF, from the coding sequence ATGACCGACGTACAGGGAACGGCAGTCGACGTCCCGGCGGCCGACGGCGTCGCCGACGCCTATCTCGCCCACCCGGCCGACGGGAGCCCCCGTCCGGCCGTGCTCTTCTACCAGGACGCCTACGGCCTGCGCCCGTATCTGCGGTCGATGGCCGACCGGCTGGCCGGCGCCGGCTACACCGTCCTGGTGCCGAACGTGTTCTACCGGCTCGGCCGGGCCCCGGTGACCGAGCTGCCCGAGTTCATCGACCCGGGCGCCGACCCGACCATCTGGGAGCGGCTCGGCCCGATCGTGGCGTCCCTCACGCCTGACCTGATCGAGCGGGACGCGGACTTCTATCTGCGCTGGCTGGCGGACAGTCCGCTGACCGTGGACGGGCCGGTGGCGATCACCGGCTACTGCATGGGCGCCCGGCTCGCGGTGTGGACGGCGGCCGCGCATCCCGGCCGGGTCGCCGCGGCGGCCGGGTTCCACGGCGGGCGGCTGGCCACCGACGACCCGAAGAGCCCGCACCGGGTGGTCGGCTCCATCACCGCCGAGCTGTACTTCGGGCACGCCGGCGACGACGCCTCGCTGCCCGAGGAGCAGGTCCGGCGCCTGGAGGAGGCCCTCACCGAGGCCGGCGTCCGGCACCGGTGCGAGGTCTACGAGCACGCGAAGCACGGCTACACCCAGGCGGACACCCCCGCCTACGACCGCGCGGCCGACGAGCGGCACTGGGCGGCCCTGCTCGACCTGCTCGCGCGCACCTTCTGA
- a CDS encoding helix-turn-helix domain-containing protein: protein MDGTNALGEFLRARRARVRPEDVGLPGSGLRRVPGLRREEVAMLSGISSDYYLRLEQGRDRNPSAQVLRSLARVLRLDPEATSYLLGLAQDRPATAPAGSRARSGGRPERVPESLLGLIDGWPRNPAYIQNRYTDCLAANSLAGALTPNYRPGVNLLRAVFLDPAERALRRDWDDLTEEGVAALRAHAGPDPDDARLRDLVGDLSLRSDRFRTLWARHDVRPRRARTSHLSHPQVGDLDLESNKLAVEGAEGLTLVVFHARPGSRDAELLDILGSLSASRPGGRRQEHVEEG, encoded by the coding sequence ATGGACGGTACGAACGCGCTCGGCGAGTTCCTGCGCGCCCGCCGGGCGCGGGTCAGGCCCGAGGACGTGGGACTGCCCGGCTCCGGACTGCGCCGGGTGCCGGGGCTGCGCCGCGAGGAGGTCGCGATGCTCTCCGGCATCAGCTCCGACTACTACCTGCGCCTGGAGCAGGGCCGCGACCGCAACCCGTCCGCGCAGGTCCTGCGGTCCCTCGCCCGGGTGCTCCGGCTCGACCCCGAGGCCACCTCCTACCTCCTCGGACTGGCCCAGGACCGGCCCGCGACGGCACCGGCCGGGTCCCGCGCGCGGTCCGGCGGGCGGCCGGAGCGGGTGCCGGAGAGCCTGCTGGGGCTGATCGACGGCTGGCCGCGCAACCCCGCCTACATCCAGAACCGCTACACCGACTGCCTGGCCGCCAACTCCCTCGCCGGCGCCCTCACCCCGAACTACCGGCCCGGCGTCAACCTGCTGCGCGCCGTCTTCCTCGACCCGGCCGAGCGGGCCCTGCGCCGGGACTGGGACGACCTCACCGAGGAGGGCGTGGCCGCCCTCCGCGCCCACGCCGGGCCCGACCCGGACGACGCGCGGCTGCGGGACCTGGTCGGCGACCTGTCCCTGCGCAGCGACCGCTTCCGGACCCTGTGGGCCCGGCACGACGTGCGCCCCCGGCGGGCGCGTACCAGCCACCTCAGCCATCCGCAGGTCGGGGACCTGGACCTGGAGTCCAACAAGCTCGCCGTCGAGGGTGCCGAGGGCCTGACGCTGGTCGTGTTCCACGCCCGGCCCGGCAGCCGCGACGCCGAACTCCTGGACATCCTCGGCAGCCTCAGTGCCTCCCGGCCGGGCGGCAGGCGGCAGGAGCACGTCGAGGAGGGGTAG